From the Hydrotalea sp. genome, one window contains:
- the rplM gene encoding 50S ribosomal protein L13: protein MEKNKSSGTKKTTARGVNPGAPVSKNGPIIRAGGPSSFLLTPKSTKEQWNKKWYLIDADGLVLGRMASEIAKILRGKHKPTFTPSAQSGDNVIVINAEKIALTGRKRENSIFYWHTGYPGGVKTMTPEKQLTGKFPERLIERAVERMIRRTPMGKKQLKNLKVYAGKDHPHQGMNPIVLDLAKQNRKNSRKAA from the coding sequence ATGGAAAAAAATAAATCCTCCGGCACAAAAAAAACCACCGCACGTGGTGTGAATCCTGGCGCGCCGGTTTCAAAAAATGGCCCGATTATCCGCGCCGGCGGCCCCAGCAGTTTTCTTTTGACCCCCAAATCAACCAAGGAGCAATGGAACAAAAAATGGTATCTGATTGATGCCGACGGCTTGGTGTTGGGTCGCATGGCGTCAGAAATTGCCAAAATTTTACGCGGCAAACACAAACCGACCTTTACCCCATCGGCGCAAAGCGGCGACAATGTTATTGTCATCAACGCCGAAAAAATCGCCCTGACCGGCCGCAAACGCGAAAACAGCATTTTTTATTGGCACACCGGTTACCCGGGTGGTGTCAAAACCATGACCCCCGAAAAACAATTGACCGGTAAATTTCCCGAACGTCTTATCGAACGGGCGGTCGAACGTATGATTCGCCGCACCCCGATGGGCAAAAAACAATTGAAAAATTTAAAAGTTTACGCCGGCAAAGACCACCCGCACCAAGGGATGAACCCCATAGTGCTTGACCTGGCCAAACAAAACCGCAAAAACAGCCGCAAAGCCGCGTAA
- a CDS encoding glycosyltransferase family 9 protein: MENTRDATQPTAGNAAASDAHSLLQREATELLQQLEGRIAANDYASARPLLPRLLYLAAPTPYVWERAALVHQQLKNHAVARAHATRAVVQGKRSVSALRTLFGVLYEQQDFRPAEKILQELLARDDLDSPTRAACHTDYSVLARRFHHAQKSVEQIVKAEQYDYRALKYFLFHRMFAYMCNQQWRQGLAFFEDRFGFEDFPIFSKQEFQQRFPRWDKLEKKDNSKDILFVVEEQGYGDFLQFARFLPLLKPKVKHLVVAVPKPLLRLIERSPCATGIKVVPTGVYPDPMTAWLPIASLPHVLADDLADKNNETKIPTTTPYLGCKDTGLLAQTPLANNMVKNTKKKIGIVWSSGPGAIDHQTRSLQLTDFLPLLALPEVDIYSLQLEQAKNAIADNGLQSVIKDLSPWITDFHSTAELMNGLDLIITVDTASLHLAAGLNRPTILLCPFEGAWRFTIGNRGIDYHLDKDGNFNHMPPMAWYPDVTIVFQDNPHHWQGAIKKLITAVKKFVAT; encoded by the coding sequence ATGGAAAACACCCGCGACGCAACACAACCAACCGCCGGTAACGCGGCGGCGAGCGACGCCCACAGCCTGTTGCAACGGGAGGCAACCGAGCTGTTGCAACAATTGGAGGGGCGCATCGCCGCCAACGATTACGCGTCAGCGCGACCATTATTGCCGCGCTTGCTTTATTTGGCGGCCCCAACCCCCTATGTTTGGGAACGGGCGGCGTTGGTGCATCAGCAATTAAAAAACCACGCCGTGGCACGGGCACATGCCACCCGCGCCGTGGTGCAGGGCAAGCGGTCGGTGTCGGCACTTCGCACCCTATTTGGTGTTTTATACGAACAGCAGGATTTTCGCCCCGCCGAAAAAATCTTGCAAGAATTATTGGCGCGCGACGATTTGGATTCGCCAACCCGCGCCGCCTGCCACACCGATTATTCGGTGTTGGCGCGGCGGTTTCACCATGCGCAAAAATCGGTCGAACAAATCGTCAAGGCCGAACAATATGATTACCGCGCCCTGAAATATTTTTTGTTCCACCGCATGTTTGCCTACATGTGCAATCAACAATGGCGTCAGGGCTTGGCTTTTTTTGAAGACCGCTTTGGTTTTGAGGATTTCCCGATATTCAGCAAGCAAGAATTTCAACAGCGTTTTCCGCGTTGGGACAAATTGGAAAAAAAAGATAACAGCAAAGATATTCTGTTCGTGGTCGAGGAGCAAGGCTATGGCGATTTTTTACAATTCGCGCGTTTTTTGCCGCTATTAAAACCCAAGGTAAAACACCTGGTGGTGGCCGTGCCCAAACCGCTGTTGCGGCTTATCGAACGATCGCCCTGCGCCACGGGGATTAAGGTTGTGCCAACCGGCGTCTACCCCGACCCCATGACCGCCTGGCTACCGATTGCCAGCCTGCCCCATGTTCTTGCTGATGACCTAGCCGATAAAAATAATGAAACAAAAATCCCGACCACCACGCCCTATCTTGGGTGCAAAGACACCGGTTTGTTGGCGCAAACGCCCCTCGCAAATAACATGGTAAAAAACACAAAGAAAAAAATTGGGATTGTTTGGTCGTCGGGCCCGGGGGCGATAGACCACCAAACGCGGTCGTTGCAATTAACCGATTTCTTGCCCCTGCTCGCCCTGCCCGAGGTCGATATTTACAGCCTGCAATTGGAGCAGGCCAAAAACGCCATCGCCGATAATGGCCTGCAATCGGTGATAAAGGACCTGTCGCCATGGATAACCGATTTTCACAGCACCGCCGAATTGATGAATGGCCTCGACCTTATCATCACGGTCGATACCGCCAGCCTGCATCTGGCGGCTGGCTTGAACCGCCCGACGATATTGCTCTGCCCGTTCGAGGGGGCGTGGCGCTTCACCATCGGCAATCGCGGCATCGATTACCACCTTGACAAGGACGGCAATTTCAACCACATGCCACCCATGGCCTGGTATCCTGATGTTACCATTGTTTTTCAAGACAACCCCCACCATTGGCAGGGCGCGATAAAAAAATTAATCACCGCCGTCAAAAAATTTGTCGCCACGTAA
- a CDS encoding tetratricopeptide repeat protein: protein MCGDWVISAAVTTGHSQAEEAARANINQALMEKNNEKGLMLLEQAIAQFPNHLWFQYRLSVLFYELGRRREALATLEKVCEREPNNPDYAMALGTYYYDNPERDFQKAIKYMNRALELKPFEQQAWRNYGVILYKYGEVKKGLEALYRAVQLAPDDFVTTNALCMYLTEQGRRDEGRTFGAIGLLGKHQNALNEFQNVKLPAALKKLQAKPTMKSGMKNVFSFSLWGGDETYSRGMMENALMMPRFFPGWVVRCYHDESVPAEAIEKIKQAGAETILMTGKHRDLNPGMWRFLVANDPAVYYFCCRDADCRPFVREQAAVEAWIKSGKSFHIMRDDIWHNEVMLAGLWGGIAGMLPVMEQLINATFQKSTNRWHDQVLLKNYIWPMIYQDSLQHDGNYSLFGAMNYPIPRVMGDSMHVGYGHKITQNNDRVYNATKNENESFDAMLHRLWHENLNRNPDLQEIEVADQLGNKVVLRRLANSAAYQTIRPSLQMPTTA from the coding sequence GTGTGTGGCGATTGGGTCATCTCGGCCGCGGTTACAACTGGCCATTCCCAAGCCGAGGAAGCCGCCCGCGCCAATATCAACCAGGCACTGATGGAAAAAAATAATGAGAAGGGGTTGATGCTCCTCGAGCAGGCCATTGCGCAATTTCCAAATCACCTGTGGTTTCAATATCGTTTGTCGGTGTTGTTTTATGAATTGGGGCGACGGCGCGAGGCCCTGGCGACCTTAGAAAAAGTTTGTGAAAGAGAACCGAATAATCCCGATTACGCCATGGCGCTTGGCACCTATTATTACGACAACCCGGAACGCGATTTTCAAAAAGCTATCAAATACATGAATCGCGCCCTGGAATTAAAACCATTCGAGCAACAGGCGTGGCGCAATTACGGCGTTATATTATATAAATACGGCGAGGTAAAAAAGGGCCTCGAGGCACTTTACCGCGCGGTGCAACTTGCGCCCGATGATTTTGTCACCACCAACGCCCTTTGCATGTATCTGACCGAGCAGGGGCGGCGTGATGAAGGCCGAACCTTTGGCGCGATTGGTTTATTGGGCAAGCATCAAAACGCGCTGAACGAATTTCAAAATGTTAAATTGCCGGCCGCGTTAAAAAAACTGCAGGCCAAACCAACCATGAAGTCCGGCATGAAAAATGTTTTTTCCTTTTCGCTGTGGGGGGGCGATGAAACCTATAGCCGTGGCATGATGGAAAACGCCCTGATGATGCCGCGATTTTTCCCGGGCTGGGTGGTGCGTTGTTACCATGACGAGTCGGTGCCGGCCGAGGCAATAGAAAAAATAAAACAGGCCGGGGCCGAAACCATATTGATGACCGGCAAGCACCGCGACCTGAACCCCGGGATGTGGCGGTTTTTGGTGGCCAACGACCCAGCGGTTTATTATTTTTGTTGCCGCGACGCCGATTGCCGGCCATTCGTGCGCGAGCAGGCGGCGGTCGAGGCCTGGATAAAATCTGGCAAATCATTTCACATCATGCGCGATGATATCTGGCATAACGAGGTCATGCTCGCCGGCCTGTGGGGTGGCATCGCCGGCATGTTGCCCGTCATGGAACAATTGATTAACGCAACCTTTCAAAAATCGACCAACCGCTGGCATGACCAGGTGCTACTGAAAAATTATATCTGGCCGATGATTTACCAAGACAGCCTGCAACATGATGGCAATTATTCTTTGTTCGGCGCAATGAATTACCCCATCCCGCGCGTCATGGGCGACAGCATGCATGTTGGTTACGGCCACAAAATAACCCAAAACAACGACCGTGTTTACAACGCAACAAAAAATGAAAACGAAAGTTTCGACGCCATGTTGCACCGCCTATGGCATGAAAACCTAAACCGCAACCCAGATTTACAGGAAATCGAGGTCGCCGACCAATTGGGCAATAAGGTTGTTTTGCGCCGCCTGGCCAATTCGGCGGCCTATCAAACCATTCGCCCATCGTTGCAAATGCCGACGACGGCCTGA